GGcatcatggtcacgctCTGCCTGCACCGAGTTCATGGAGCGCCCGAACAGCGCCGCGTCCAGAAGCGTGGATGCGGTGTCGATGTCCCAGCAATCCAGGGACGCTGTGACGCACGTGGCAGCGGCGTCCATTACGTCATCTCGTATCAACCGCAGCGACTCGCATGCCTTGACGTCGCCGCTCTGGAACATCTCGTACGCCCGCAGCAGCACAGAAGCCGGATCTGATGCGTAGGAGGTCAATACGGTCTCGGCCGCCGGTGACACCAGCTTGAAGAACTCACCGCTGGAGGCCGTGAATACCCGCAAACCGCCGCCTACATCCGAGCTCACGCACAGAGGCTTGACAGTGAAATTGTTCTTGTCAATACTGCCGCTCGCACCTTGATCCGCGTCCGCATCGCGATAAAGAAATGTGATGCGGTCACCGCTGACAAGCGCCAATGCGCCCGAGCCTACCACATACAAATCCCCCGATTTACCCAGCGCCGTCCGCCACAGCTCCTGAACCCGGCCATTCCTATGGCACATCGAAACCACCGTATTGGTGGAGCTGTCGCGGAGTGCGAAATACGTCTCCTCACAGCCCGGCGCCACGTGGCTGCAGAACACAACCTCGTCAAAGCCGAGTCCCTCCACATGCGATATCTCCGTGGCGCAGCGCTGAAAGTCTTCGTGATCACGGCACTTGAGCAGCTCTCGCATGACGACGTGGCACGCGCCGTCCACCCGTGCCACGATGACGACCGACTCCAGCCAGTCTTCGTGCGGCAGGACCCCCAAGGCGGAGATGCGCAGCGAGTAGTCGCCTAGCGGGAAGTGCACGCAGTTCCGCCCCTCAAATCCGCGCTGAACGTAGAGGCACGCCTTCTCTTTGCTCACGTAGACTGCGCCGCCACCCCAGGTGCACAGCGTCACCAGCGATGAGTCGATCGTGTAGCTCTGCGCCACCTCCTCCGCGAAGAACAGGTGGAAGTAGTGCATGAAGTCGCCGTTGGCGGAGAGCACGCGCACGCATGAGTTGCGGAATATCGCCGCGAGCAGCATGGAATCGGTCCACTGCAGCGCCATTAGCGTGTCCAGCCGCACCAGCCACGGCACGCATGTCACGAGTGAGCCGGTGCCTCCTCTGAATATGCGCATCTGGCACTTCACGTTCTCCGGCAGCGCGTCCGCCGACTCCATGCGGCTGGTGACCACGGCGACCACGCACCCGAGCGGTGCCACCGCCCAGGCGTCGCCCAGACAGCAGCGCCATTGCTCGCCGGTGAGCCTCCACGACTCGCGCCGCAGTTTTCGCGCACCTAGCGTGTGACAGGTGCTCGGTGGCACGCGCGCCACCATCGTTTAGGGTTGAGTGCGGgctcgcgctgctgctggcgaCCTTCGAGTATCGTGTCGTCCTCCGATGCCCCGAGATGCGGCGTAGACAATCCGTGAAACAGCTCTACACCATCCTCCACAATGTGCAGCACCTGCTGTGAACGCACATCTGTCGTCCGGCCGTTGGTACCTTCTCCATGTGGAAGGCCCGGTCTCACGTAACTTGCTGTCGTCAAAACTTGAGCGGGCGCAACAACCGTCGCAAATACAGACGGATTCGTTACGTTACAGCATCGCCAACATTGTAAGTGGCGAAATGTGCTCGATGTGTACGGCAAGATCGGGTGCGGCAAGCTTTACGCCGGTGTCGTCGGCGCCAGTGGGCCACACCCGGTCGTCGTCGTGGTATCTACAGTTATCAACGGCCGCCCACAAAGACAGCTACAGTGACATCATGTACTCATAGCAATGCATTCATTGAGAGTTCGCAGCTGTACCGGGCGGCACCGCTGACACTAACAGGGTTTCTAAGGCAGCCTCTTGGTTGCTGGTCACGCAGCACATGAGACGACAACACCCAGTTAAACGAGCGCTATACGCCGACATTTAGCATTACTACGCAGTGCCAGCACTTCCGCATGCCGCCAGAGAGCAACGACACCGCCCTACGGACCGTCACCTGCTGCAACTGAGTCCGATCAGCGGTGGTCGCGGGTCACGCATGGCAGCGTGGATATGTCCAGCTTGCGTTTGAATTTGTACCGCGAGAGGGGGAATGACCTCACGAACTCCGAGTCGCCGAACGTCTTCACGTTCTCCTTCTGCTGGTTCATGCCGCCGGGGTTGCTGCGGCTCCAGAACCTGACGACGCGGTCGTCGGAGCACGTGGCGAGCAGGTGCCCCATGGGGTGCCAGTCCATGGCCAGCGTGGCCGTGTCGCGGTCGTCCGTCACATTCACGTTAATCTCCGCGAGCGGCTCTGAGAAGTCGCTGGAGAAGAAGAAGAGGCGCGACTTGTTGTCGCAGACGGCGAAGACGTTGCGCTGCACCGGGTTCCATCCGATCGTGGTGGGTATCGTGAGCATCTTCATGGGCGGCGGCATCGGCTGGCCGGCAGCGTTGACGTTTGCGGAAGGCGCCGGCGGCGAGGCAATCTTGTAGACCATTAGCTGCTTCATCATCCGCAGGTCCCAGAGCTTCACGAGCCCGTCgaccgctgccgtcaagAACGCGTACCCATCCGGGTTCCACGATATCTTGCATATGGGCGCCTTGTGGGCGTGTATGGTGGAGATCTGGGTCCTGGTGGCGGGATCCCAGAGCGAAACCACATTGATCTTGCTGCCAGTTGCGATGAGAGATTTCGAGGGGTGCCACTGCATGCATGAGACGCTGGTGGAGTCCACGTGGTCGCCGCTTAGCACGCCCTCCAGGTGACGGCGCTGGACGTCCCAGATGTGCGGGGAATACGTGTCTGCGCACGCGCCCACCTTAGCTCCGTTGTGGGACATGGATACGTCCAGCACGGGTTTGCCCAGACCCTCGAAAAGCGTGTTGTCGAGCAGACTGAGGGCGGGGGAGAGTAGCGCCAGCTTGCCGTACTCGTCCCCCGATATGAGAAAGTCGCCGTCGGGGGACCACTCAATCGCAGTGACGCTTCCTCCGCTGACTGGATAGCGCTTGATGTCGTCGAATTGGAAGGTCAGACCGTTCCACATGATAAGCTTTCCGCCCTGGCTACCGGCCAGCAGCGTCTTGCCATTGGGGAACCACTTCAAACTTACGATCGGAAATTTGTTGCGGTTAAATGAGGCGTGCGCGAGGTTGCTGCATACCCCGTTGTAGTGGTTGGAGAAGCTGGAGTAGCAGAACGCCGGCCGCACGGAGTTGAACTCCAGCGGCGTGTCCCGGTGCCGCGGCACGCGGATACGTTTCTCGTATCGGCCGCGCGTCATCCACGGCACCAGCGTCGCCGCGTAATCGATAGAGATGCGATCGATGCCCATGCGCTGGGCCAGCGGAATCGAATCGGCCGAGTCGTCACCCATGTCTGGCCGCCGTTAGTGTACACCCTATGCTCAGTATATAAAGAAAGCGTCAGTTCCCAATTCGGAGTCGCTTCTGGAGCAAGTTAAAACCGTCAAAACCTCAGTACACAACCAAAAAACAACCGGAAACCCGTATTTGGCTTCGACATACGCTTATAATGCGATTGCTGCGTCACCGACAATATCAATAAAGTTAGCGTCTACGCTTAACACGACCACGGCAACCGAGATCCTTCAAAAATATGCGGAACGAGGGTCCCATGCTAGAGGAAACATACGCTGCGGATAGTAGCTGCGCGCCTGCGAATTCGGGCTTGTTTTGGCGCAGGTACTTCACGATCTCCAGAAGGTTCTCCCGGATCTCCTCGCGGGGCATAGTAACGTCGGCGAAATTGCACTTGATGTCGCCCACACGGTCAGCGCGAAGTATGAACGTGTTGCGGTGCTCCACCTTCTCCACCGTATCCAATAGGTCGGCAGTGTGCTGTATGCAAGTGCCGACGGTCAAGGAAGGCATCAACCCCCGTCTTCCGAGCTGCCTACCTATCGTCGCAAGTTTGTGAAAAGTCTCGAGGTCCGATAGGACGAAATCCACATCGGGGTACTGGTCCTGAGCCTTGAATTGCTCGATGAGGTCCGCTCCACCGACAaagagcaccttggtcgcGTTCAGCGCACGCACCTGGTCACAGACGGCCGGCTTGGCGAACACGCCGATGCGGCACCGCTTTGACTTCAGCGACTGGTGCGGTATCGTGATGAGGCGGGCGTAATGCGCCGCCGTGGCACGTATCTTTTTGCGGCTCAGCGGGACGTGCAGCGCCACGTCAATTCCTTCCACGAAACGGACGCCGCTTATCAGCTTGATGCGGTCGATGGCGTCGTAGAGCGGGTACTCCACACCGCGTTCGGGCAGGTACTCGCTTTTCTCGAGCAACCGCTTCGGCAGCTTACGCTTCTTGGGCTGCTCTGCCGGCGACCCGGGGGGTTTCGCAGTCTCCTTATCAGCGGTAACCGGTGATGCAGGGGCGACTTCCGGTTTGCTGGCGGtagctgcggcggccggGCGCTTGCTCTTTACGACTTTGTATTGCTTGAGGTAGTCGTCGATGTCGTCTTGCGATATCCCAAGCTCGAGTGACCGGTCTATAAGCGCCTGTCTTTCCGCCGCAGTGCCGCTTATTACAGTCTTCTTCGACCCCTTAGCACCACCCTTGTTGCTCGCGTTCGAGCGGAACGATCTGTATCCACACCCGGACGCTGTGCGGAAGCCCGGCTCAAGGTCGCGTTGCCGAGGTTCAGCGCCGCGAGCCCCAAAGCAGTGTATGAACGACTCGCTTATAGCACGATTCGCAGGAATTCGAGCGTACGTATGGACCCGCAGGCTCTTTACGAGCAGCAGGAAGTAGAGGTAGGCCCACGTGACGCCGCGGCCCATTGTTGAGCCATCTTGGCGCAGTCGATGCAGCAACTGGGCCAGAAATCCGCCGTTCCAATTGCCCACGACGCCGTTATCCAGCAAGCTGTCTATGTGGTTGTGCCACGGGCGCGATATGACCTCACATCGTCCTCGTCGTGGGCTGATGTGTAACCACAGGGGGTGGCCACACGCCAGCCTTCCACACGATGTAAAGCGCGTTTGCGGCACAATTATGCGCCCTAGACAACATTAGGCTGCTGTTATTGCCGTATGGcgagtgcaaatgcgaaTACTCTCGGCGCCGACTCGGTCGTGTAAAAAGTCGCCAAAAATTTTGCTACAAGCTTGACGCTGCTGTAGAAGCTGCTCGAGCCGACAACACGCGTGACACATGCGTCAGTTGTGCTTAAGCTGGACGCGTGTCATCTCGATACCCAGGCGTTCGCAGAGTTGTCTGGGGTGTACGCCCTCGATCTCAGAcactgctgtgaccatgtggGTGTACAGCCGCTGCAGCCGTCCCAACTCGGCCCTCCGTTTTACCTGCGCGTCCATCATCCGCTGGActtcgccgccgcacgcaCGCGCCATCGCCCTTGGGTCGCCCTCTGCCTTGAGGAGGACGTGCCACTCGTCCAGTGCTGCAGAGACATTAAACTtgaggcgtgccggcggtgctTCTCCACCCAACCTCCGTGCCACGTACCTGCCTTTTGCCGCTCCTGCAGAACCGCCAATTCGTTGCATAGCTGTTGCGTCTCCTGTAGCTTCTTCGTGATCTTCTCGATGGCCGCGCGCAGCTGTGCCGCATTCTTTTCGAGCGCGGCCTTGGTCGGCTTCCTCACCTTAGCGGCGCCTATTGGCGTCGGTTCCTGCTGGTCGGAGAAGTTGTAGATGTATATCTGGTTCGAGGGGTACTTCTTGCACCGCAGGTGGCCCTGGGCGACGAGCTCGTCCAGCAGGCGCACCAGATGATCCCTGTCCATTTGCAGCCCCATCTTCTCTCTAATCTCCAACAGCGCGCACGGCCGCCTCATGTCGCGGAGGTACGACAGCACCACGGTGGTATCCGACGGGACCGGCTTTGCGACAACGGCCGGCACGGATGCAACGGGATAAGCTCGCTTCGCGCGCCCTGCTAATAGTCAGCACTAATCAACACAACATGTGCACAGTGCCGACAGCCAATCCGCCATCGGGAGCCGCGGTGGTCGGCGCTGATGGGAATAGACGCAGCGACTCTAGGCGCCGTTCCATCCAACGTACCTCGTGTAGGAATCATGGCTGTCTTCATACACTGCAGTACAGAATTCTGGCGCACCTGTCAGACGATTCTGCGGAGATTGCTACCCAgtggcagcggcaacagGCGGGGAGTTGCGAAAATGGGTGAGAACGACGCATTTTCCCGGCAACTGGAAGGAGCGCAGGGGAGAAAACGACGGCTCGCACATTCCTGCCGACAGAGCAGCGCCGATGCCCGGATGTCGGCAGTCGGCAGCTCCGCGTTTTCGGAGCCTCCGACTGCGCCGCTGGCGACGTTAGCAGGGGATGCGGCCACACCATCGCGCAATGTGTACCGCGCAAACAGCTGCACATTGCGCTGTACGTTATCCCACCGGCGCAGATGTCAAATTAATCAACATTTCATTTACACCTTTAATATTTAATAGCTACATTAGCGAGCCGATACACCTCGGCGGCTGCGTCGGCCCTCGCGGTTAAGTTCGTCAGCTCGGTGTAGAACCGAGACCATACGCACTCCCATCGCAACGGCCGTGCTAATTGTAACGCGTTAATGTGAACTGTGTAACGCTGTGCAACCGGCTGGCCTACACATTCGACCGAAACAAGGGATGGCGCCTGTATGAGAATGTACTCAGCGGAACCAGCTTGAGAGGACAAACTGTGGGATACAATGCAGGGATCTGACCGCTTTCCGATGACCGACGCGCCCTTTTCGTCGGCGGCTCTCCGGCGCGCCGAGACGGAGCTGTGGCAGTGTGACGACGGCGCCTCCAGGTCTGACTTTTGCAACACGGTCTCGGGGATGAGCATAACCGCGACCAGAGTTGTTCGGAGTGGAGATGTGCGGCATACGTATGCGCCACCGTCGGCGCTCTCGCCGTCTGGAAAAGCAGTCGGCCAAGCATGCTCCCCGGAATGTACGTCGGGTGCCCAGTCACTCCAACCACCACTGGTGTGCCACGTTGGGGAACGGTCATCTTCCGACGGCATACCCAGGGTGCCGACGCTCGATCTGGCGCTCCTGCACGCCAGGCCTAGTGCGTCGATTTCGAGCCTGGGGGAGCACGACCAGGCCCCGCCGCCGCAGGTCAAGCCCCAAGAGCATAAGGCGGACATCGTCGGCCAGCTCAACGCAATACAATCGCAGCTCGAGAGGAAGCTGAGCACTGTGCGCATCGAATACCAGAAGAAGCTGAGCGAGTCGGCCATGGTGGGCTTCGCCAGGCGACGCTCGGCACGCATGTCGAGCTTGCAAACGGACGAGAGCATCTCGTTGCACAGCGAGTCATCATTCCGTGAAAAGGTGGACCAGCGCCCGGAGTCACGAGGATACTCCGGCGCGCACAACGTCGCGGCGATCGTGAATACCAGGGGGAGGCAGCGGAATGCCCCGCCCCCCAGGATGGCCGCGGGCGGTACGCCTCGCAGGCCATCGGGAGAAGCACCAAATCAGGATAAGGCTGAAATCGGCGCTCCCATTACCAGGTATGCAACATTCTCGACGGCGAAGTGCGGTTCGCGCATGCCCAGCCGGTTCGCGCCTCCGGACTGGAACGCGTTGATACGTCACTACGTGAAAAAGGATACGAACGGTTCGCCTAAGCAGCACAACAAAAGCGAGACGCGACAAGCACCACCCTTGCCTCCAGCGCAGCCAGACAACAGCCTGCCGTCAGCGGCGCTGACACGGCCACCGGAAGCGAGGGACGCCCGgatgccgccgccgctgcgTTTCAACCCCCTGCATCGCAAAAACGAGAACGCCTACGATGTAGACCTCGTCAATAAACTCTGCCGGCGTGCGCCTACAAACCCGGTGGGCCCTGCAACGCTGGGACGGACGAACACCACCACCATAGGCAAGTTCGAAGGGGCCCGGGATTCTGCACTCAACGACGCCCGACGGTCTAACACGGCAGCTCTGTTGTTGTGCGGCGCCGGAAAGGATAAGGAGGACGCGAATATAAGCCTGGTCACATTCCCACCAACATCGCCGACGCTATCGGAGCAGGACCTGTCATCTAAAACCGTCACGGACGACGGTTGGGTGCGTAGCCCGATCGCTCGCGCCTATTCGTACGTCGACTGGATTTTCCAGGGCACCGGCGAAAATGAGGAGTCCCGATCCGACGAGCAGCGAGTGTCGCAGCCACCGTCGCCGCAAGTCGCAGGAGGCGACTCGGCGCTTGATAAACGCTACCCAAGTATGAGGTCGCTGAGGTACCCGGACCACGTTGAAGGAGCCATGCCACGCCCGACGGCGCCCCGGCCGAGAGTGGAGGCGGGAACGGACACTGGTAACGAAGGTGCAATGCGCCGCCAAACGACGGCGCCGCTCCGGAGGAGGGACACGTACACGGTCAACACCAACCAGATACGCGAGAAAATACGAGCTCTGGCGTCACACGTCAGCGAGCCGCCGTCAGATGCTGACGATGACGACACTTCGTACCAAGTTGTGTCCGTTAGCGgctccgacctggatagggCCTCCGGCCAGTACGGTCCGCcggagcagcagcagacgtTCAGCCTCAGCGAGAACGTGGTCGAACGCAACGTCGACGCGGGTTTGCTGACACACCTGCCGACGATGAGCGGCAACTGCGTGAAGGGCATCGCGGGGTACTCGATGGAGCAACTCTACCGGCTGTCCAGGGTGAACTCCAAGTGCGCCCTGCTACGGCACGGCGAACCCGACGCGCCCGCTGAGATGGGCAACACATCCGGCTTCGGGCACCCTAGCAGCCTCAGGACGAGCGTGACGCCGTGGTTCAAGAACCCGCTGAACGAGAAGGTGCACCGGGAACGCGCCCGTAGCGCGAAGCACGCCGCGTTCATCCCCAACGCCCAGCAGGTGGAGGACATAGCCGATGCAGACCTGAAGAATCTGTTGGACCAGATCGCGACGTACCGCCTGGACCTGGAGGAACCGGAGCGCCACGGCGTGATGGACCCGTTCTACGAGTACGAGAAGATGATGCAGAACAAGACGCTGGCAAGCTCCGACTGGGCCAGGTACGGCCGCCCAGCCGGTCGACAGACACCGAACTTTTAGTGCGCTACCTGTAAatgagctgctggagtgtGTATGTTGCCGAAATCGCCAATGTGTAGCGCGCCAGGCGCGGGAGACCACTGCAGGCGGCTGCCGCCGGCGCAGGTGCCCCGTTGAGCTATCCGCGCACGCTCCCCGCCGTGACAAGATAGTGCCAGCGTCTGAGCGCCGCGTATTGCGCGGAACTGCCCCCTGCCTTCGCGTGAATGCGCATCAGCATGGGGGCGGGACGcgggcggcggcagcgggAGCGAGGAGCCCGTGGCCGGCATAGCGATACGATATCGGAGGGCGAATCCGCGCAAGACCCGCCGCAGCTTTCGTGAGCTGCATTTGACCCAGTAAGCGCTTCCGATCTAGGAGCGCTCCCGCGTACGCCGGAGCGATCTCGTGCGCGCACGCGGCAGTCGTTGACCGTGGCGTCATCCAGGCCGCTTGGCAGCTCCAGTAACTAATCGGTGGGTGAAATCTGCGAGCGAAGTCTCTAATGGGTGTCGGCAGGCTGCTcgctgccggcagtggACGCGCTGGGCAGAGCCCGAGTGAGCTTGGACGGATACGCAGCCGCACACCGTCATCCGCAGGACTCGCGCCATGCGACAGTCCTAGGACGGCGATCAACGGGATCGACTACCGGGCACGACACCACCAGCAGGCGAAGATGCTCGACGTATGCCGAGGCGCCAACCAGAATCACTTCGAGCTTGACGCACCGCTGCAGAAGCTCATCATCCCGCTATCATTAATGGCGAGAGGCAAGCGCGATAGCGCACATGTCTGCAAGACATTGGACTCCATGGACAAATCGGGGCATGGCGCCATCATCGGTGCTGGCCAACGCAGGAAGGACATCGACACTGCCTCCACGTCCCCCGAGTCTAACTCCATAAACCCCGACTACGGCGCCGCGTACGCGTGGAGCAACTCCGCGCACGTGACGGACCTGAAGGACGTGAAGGGCGGGATCGGCGCGAAGGCCGGCAAGCGCTCCTCGTGGGAGGTCCCCGGCTGGGCCACCGCCCAGTCTGACATGACCACCAACAGCGGCACCAACAATGGATCGGACGACACTGCCGCCAGCTTTTCGAAGCGAGTGCCCGACGGCATGCGCTTCAAGAGCGACACTGGAGGCCTCTTCCGTCACCGCCATTCGGCGATGTCGAGCGAGGGACCCGAGATGATGTTCCCCAAGGCTCCGCGTGCGAGCTCGTTTTCAGGCATGGCGTCgtacggcggcggcgcgtaCGCGCGTTTCGACGCCGGCCCCGACAAGGCCTACTACGTGGACTCCGCGCACGACCCGGCGCTGGCGGAGGCCGCCGAGCAGCTCAGCCGGTACGCGGCCGACCTGCGCAGGAAGCGTGGCGCGAACGCCAAGTACCCGCATGAAGCGACATCGTACACGAACAACAAGTACGCCTACGAGCGAGGGCCCCTCGGTTTCGCCACCGTGTTCAGGGACACCGAGTCCGACGACGTCGTCAGGAGCGACACGAGCACGATGCCGCTGACGATTTTTTCCGCGTATACCCCATTGCGTCTTGAGGACGGCGCCATCGCAGTGCAACCGTCGGACAAGGTTGACCTCCTAGCGCGCCACAAGCACTGGCTCTACGTCCGCGTCGCGAAATCTCGGGTTCCGGAGTCCGTGGGACGCAGCGGCTGGATTCCCGAGGAGACGCTGCTCGAGCCGGAACTTTTTTCTCGGCGTTTGCTGCACACTGGCAACCGCACACACATGTTTAATAAATTCCTATAGCACAAGCCATGTCCACCGATAGCGAAACTATGCGCCCCGAGGTGGCGGCGTCTGGCGAGGAAGCGTCGTTTCCGGCCGTCCGCACGCTGCGGTTCACCGTCGACGGCGCTGGCGATTCCAGTATGCTGCTTCTGCGTAGTCCGCACATCTGCGTGCAGAGAGGGAGTACGAGGCCGTGGCTGTCCAGTTTGCGAACGCCTGGCAGCTGTTCCTGACCCACAGCGGCAAGGTCGGCACCTGGGTAAGCGGCGGCACGCCGACGACATTGTTTGCAGCTCTGCGCCTCCGCCGACGCCCCGCATGCCGACGTGTATTCCGTGAAGACCCTCATCGGCGACAGGTAACTGCCGTGTCGGCGAACGACATGGCCCGCAGGCTACAGGAGCACCTTGCGGTCTACGCCCGCAGCCTGGTCAAGACGCTGTGCGACTCGCTCCGTACCAGGAGCTCGTTGGAGCTGGACCGTGAGTTCGCACCACCAAACGGCTGAGTTCGTGCAGGGGAGATCATGCTGATTTTGGCAATCGACGTGCACGTACGTGTATCCGCGCCCACCGCCGTGCCACATGAATGCAGGACGACCGACCGGAGACCTTCCAGCAGATCCTCAAGGCGCTGGCTGACATTTTCAAGCCCTAGACAACGCCCATGCGGGTAACCGTtatgcagcagcacgcccAGGCGTTTTCGGACGCGCAACCGGGGGCGATGTCGGCGGCCGGCCGCCAGGCACGTCATCCGCTGTGaccgccacggccatgtCCACAACTCAGTGAAAATGCTACGTTGGGTTGCGATTATCGTATGATTACGTGACATGTGAAATCCATGCGGGCGTCTATGGACGCCATGTAGTTCGGTGTCAGCGTCTAGCTGAATTGCTTCTTGCAGTAGCGGGTCAACTTGGCCACCGCGTCGTACTGCTTCCGGGCCAGGTTTTGAACGCAGTTCTTCGCCCTGATGATCAGCGGCTTCCTCTTTGCGACGACGTCGTATGACCCCGGCGCCCCGCCCGCTGACTCCGGGACCTTGTACTCCTCCGGGTCGTTGTAGTAGTGGCAGCGCGCCGACAGGCCCCTGCTCCTGCCCTTGGGCCGGGAGCGTATGTCGAACTCCTCGTagtcgctgctggacatccCCCTCCTGCCACTCGAGTACGGCGAGCGGCCGTAGTGGTAGTCGCTATCGTCGTCCGACGAGCGCACATACCGGTCGGAGTCGCTGTCGTCGCTCCGCTCCTCCGGTGCGTCCTCGGGCTCCTGCTGGGCGCTGGGTTCTGGCTCGGGGACGTGCCGCGGCACTATGTGGTGGACCCTCGGCTGGCTCACCGTTTCCTGCGGCGCGTCGTCATCCACCGGCTGCTGCTCAGGCTCTTGTTCCAGCTCTGGCTCCTGCTCGTGCTCCGGGTCTTTGTGGTCCGGCATTTCAGTATCCGTAATAAATTGGTCCGAATCGTATGAACTCGAGGTTCCCTCTGATTCGTCACTGGAGATGGCCTCACCAGTGCGCGCGGCAGCTTCGAAAGGCGAAACCTGCGCAGCGGCCGACGCCAAATTTTCTTCCATGGTTGCAAGTCAGAAAGCGAACCTGTGCGCACTAACTTATCGCGTTTCCTCTAGAATCGAGCTCGATGGGTGGATATGAGGAGCTCTACCTCCTAATTCGGCCGTCGTACGTCGGCTCAGCATATGCGCGCTCGCGTCGCACGCAAACGTTCCCTCGCGCGGTTGTCACGGCGATGAAAATCAACCTGTGGGCGAGGAATTAGACTAATGCCCGTGGTCAGCGCAGGcaagctccagcagcgcggaTACCACGGCGGGGAAGGACGCGCGTTGGCATTACACCGTCACGTGCACGCGACGCGGATGGCGATCCGTATGGAGGAAATCATGCGTTCCCGTTGTGTCACAGTCACTACGGCGTCCGTTGAATTCATAGGGCAAAATTGCCCCGGCGTTTGCAAACTCGATCCCCGAGAAGCGT
This sequence is a window from Babesia bigemina genome assembly Bbig001, chromosome : I. Protein-coding genes within it:
- a CDS encoding WD repeat domain containing protein, putative, coding for MGRGVTWAYLYFLLLVKSLRVHTYARIPANRAISESFIHCFGARGAEPRQRDLEPGFRTASGCGYRSFRSNASNKGGAKGSKKTVISGTAAERQALIDRSLELGISQDDIDDYLKQYKVVKSKRPAAAATASKPEVAPASPVTADKETAKPPGSPAEQPKKRKLPKRLLEKSEYLPERGVEYPLYDAIDRIKLISGVRFVEGIDVALHVPLSRKKIRATAAHYARLITIPHQSLKSKRCRIGVFAKPAVCDQVRALNATKVLFVGGADLIEQFKAQDQYPDVDFVLSDLETFHKLATIGRQLGRRGLMPSLTVGTCIQHTADLLDTVEKVEHRNTFILRADRVGDIKCNFADVTMPREEIRENLLEIVKYLRQNKPEFAGAQLLSAAYVSSSMGPSFRIFLKDLGCRGHMGDDSADSIPLAQRMGIDRISIDYAATLVPWMTRGRYEKRIRVPRHRDTPLEFNSVRPAFCYSSFSNHYNGVCSNLAHASFNRNKFPIVSLKWFPNGKTLLAGSQGGKLIMWNGLTFQFDDIKRYPVSGGSVTAIEWSPDGDFLISGDEYGKLALLSPALSLLDNTLFEGLGKPVLDVSMSHNGAKVGACADTYSPHIWDVQRRHLEGVLSGDHVDSTSVSCMQWHPSKSLIATGSKINVVSLWDPATRTQISTIHAHKAPICKISWNPDGYAFLTAAVDGLVKLWDLRMMKQLMVYKIASPPAPSANVNAAGQPMPPPMKMLTIPTTIGWNPVQRNVFAVCDNKSRLFFFSSDFSEPLAEINVNVTDDRDTATLAMDWHPMGHLLATCSDDRVVRFWSRSNPGGMNQQKENVKTFGDSEFVRSFPLSRYKFKRKLDISTLPCVTRDHR